The nucleotide window TTTTGAAACTGCTCCAATAGTGGAAACTTCCACTTTTTGATTTCTGAACACTTTGTCTTTCAACCATTTTCGTGTCGGTTCATCATATAATTTCAGCGAACCATAAGCTAATGCTATCGAAGAAAAGAATACCAGCACCCCAACCGGTAAAGCTTCTTGTAAAGGGATTTTATTTGTTGCTACCCAACCTGTATAAATATAAATTAAGGGATAATGCGTAATGTAAATCGGATAAGATATGTCTCCAAAAAATTTGCAAACTTTATAAGCAAACTTGTTTTCGGGTTTGCCTCCCGCACCCAGGAAAACGATGAGCGGAAAAATAAAAATCACAATTAATGAATCGTAAAGTCCATTGGCCCATAACATTTCTTTCCCACCAATTCTAGGCATCGCAAGAACAATTATCAAAAGTAAACTGCATAGGAAAAAAGTATTTTTTATGGAAACTATTTTGCTCACTCTAAATAATAATAAGCCTGCAAAAAACGGATAGGTCATTCGGGCAAAACCAATATGTAATTGGTCTGGCTGAAGTGCCCAACCACCAATGATATCACCATGTTTGCTCGTTAAAGCCAAATGAATCAGAAATACTGCTGAAAGAAAAACTAAAATTGACAACAGTAGTTTGGAAAACTTGCGGACGAACAACGCATAAAATATATTGGCAAGATATTCAAAAAACAATGACCATCCTGGACCATTTAGCGGATGCATTTCTGTCCAGCCTCTTATATCCATCGATACTGGCAACGGAAGAAGTGTACATCCTACCAACATTACCAATAACATCTTCCATACTGGCACTTCATGAATCATTGGCCACAGAACAGAATCTTGAAAATAGAAACATATTGCCCCAATAATCATCCCCAAAATTACCATTGGCTGTAAACGGACCAGCCTTCGCTTGAAAAAATCACCTACACTCATGTTGTTCCAGCGGTCGTCATAGGCATAGCCAATAACAAATCCAGAAAGTAAAAAGAAAAAATCTACAGCCAGATAACCATGATTGATTATTTGATCCAAATGACTGGTTGCACTTGCCTCAAGTACATGAAAAGCAACAACTAGCAAGGCCGCAACACCTCGAAGGCCATCCAAAATCTGATAATGGGGTTTTGAGTTTAGTAAATTCATATTGGTAACTAATTTTTAATTATTTTCAACTCATTAGTGAGTTTTTTACCACATAGATACAAAGAATTTCTATTAATTGTTTACTAATTAATAAAAAACTCCTTTAGGATTTCCCAAAGGAGTTTTTTAATTTATTACACTATAAACTCTAATGTCCGTTCCAAAGCCATTCCTCTGGAACCTTTGATGAGTATCATATTATTATCAAACTTTTTATTTTTAATCGAATCCGAAAAAACATCAAAGTTTTCAAAGAAAAATAAATTGGATTGATTTATTTTATTCTGATAAAAATCTTTTCCAACAAAATAGCAAATAATTTCCTTTTGATTAATCAACAAATCTACAACTCCCTTATGCTCCAACAAACTCTCCTCTCCTAATTCAAACATATCTCCCAGAAATGCAATTTTGTTTTTTTTGTCTAAAAGAATAAAATTCTCAATAGCCACTTTCATACTGCTCGGATTGGCATTGTATGCATCCAGAATTATTTCGTTTGTTCCTTTAGTCATTAATTGCGATCTGTTATTTTCGGGAATATAGCCTTCCAATGCGCTTTTTATATCACTTTCTTGCACACCAAAATAAGTTCCTATCGCAATTGCGGCATTAACATTATTTGCATTGTACAAACCTATCAAATGTGTCGAAATTATATTTTGAGAATACGAAACAGCAACAAATGGATTAGCAGCAATACTGGTAATATTTACGTTAGCAAAATCTTTATTAACTCCAAAAGAATAAACCTTCATTGCTTTAGTTTTTTCAATTTGAATAGGATCCTCAAGATTAACAAAAGCTAATTTGTCGTTATCAGAAAGGTATTGATACATTTCACTTTTTCCTTTAATCACTCCTTCAACACCTCCAAACCCTTCAAGATGTGCTTTTCCAAAATTGGTTATATATCCATAATCCGGTTGTGCTATACCACACAAAAATTCAATTTCTTTTTGATGATTCGCTCCCATCTCAACAATCCCCATTTCTGTTTCTTCGTTAAATGACAGCAGCGTTAAAGGCACTCCAATATGATTATTTAGATTCCCGACAGTTGCTTTTGTTTTGAATTTTTTAGAAAGTACTACGTTGAT belongs to Flavobacterium gilvum and includes:
- a CDS encoding acyltransferase family protein, giving the protein MNLLNSKPHYQILDGLRGVAALLVVAFHVLEASATSHLDQIINHGYLAVDFFFLLSGFVIGYAYDDRWNNMSVGDFFKRRLVRLQPMVILGMIIGAICFYFQDSVLWPMIHEVPVWKMLLVMLVGCTLLPLPVSMDIRGWTEMHPLNGPGWSLFFEYLANIFYALFVRKFSKLLLSILVFLSAVFLIHLALTSKHGDIIGGWALQPDQLHIGFARMTYPFFAGLLLFRVSKIVSIKNTFFLCSLLLIIVLAMPRIGGKEMLWANGLYDSLIVIFIFPLIVFLGAGGKPENKFAYKVCKFFGDISYPIYITHYPLIYIYTGWVATNKIPLQEALPVGVLVFFSSIALAYGSLKLYDEPTRKWLKDKVFRNQKVEVSTIGAVSKN
- a CDS encoding UDP-N-acetylmuramoyl-tripeptide--D-alanyl-D-alanine ligase produces the protein MDIQYIHSQFLKCSSVSIDTRKIDKNSFFVAIKGDNFDANTFAQEALDKGASYVIIDNKEYYIDERTILVQNSLAALQELAKYHRSYLKLPIIALTGSNGKTTTKELINVVLSKKFKTKATVGNLNNHIGVPLTLLSFNEETEMGIVEMGANHQKEIEFLCGIAQPDYGYITNFGKAHLEGFGGVEGVIKGKSEMYQYLSDNDKLAFVNLEDPIQIEKTKAMKVYSFGVNKDFANVNITSIAANPFVAVSYSQNIISTHLIGLYNANNVNAAIAIGTYFGVQESDIKSALEGYIPENNRSQLMTKGTNEIILDAYNANPSSMKVAIENFILLDKKNKIAFLGDMFELGEESLLEHKGVVDLLINQKEIICYFVGKDFYQNKINQSNLFFFENFDVFSDSIKNKKFDNNMILIKGSRGMALERTLEFIV